The DNA region GAAACAAGTTTGTCCCACATCGGGGAAGTGAATGTGTTTTCACATGCATATATATGTCAACACACTTACACTTGATTAACCAAGTCAGAGAGAGGAGTGGCTCCCCACGCgcgcgccgccgccgccgtccgGTCCGGGCCGGGCGCCGGGCGCCGGGCGCCGGGCGCCGGGCGGCGGTCGTCGGTcgtgggtcttgggtcttgggtcttgggtcttggccCGATAAGAATATTCTTTTTGGACCAAGTTAAGCCCAACGTTTTTTTTTGACCCATTTAATTCTCAAAAACaacatgcattttattttgaaacgacaagtagtttgtctagaaaataaaaacgacaTGCAGTTTATCCTCTCGAGATATTTAAAAGATAAGAGACCGCGTCGTGAGGAAGAAGTTTCGCAACTCACCTTCCCTCGATCTCCGCGAGATCTTCGCCCACGTGCAGCAACGGTTGCGGAAAGTGGCTCGTCTCCAACTCTTTAAATATCGCATTTCCTCCTTTCTCATTTCTCACTTTTTTCTTTCACATCGAAACCAGCAAATATTCCCTTAGCGTAAGTATTTTTAGAGAGTGTTTCGTAGAGTATAGTTCGATAGGGCattcacgagtgaagcgtgaattgtcgccatggttttatcctgggactctatattcgtacagtcccgtctcactacggagcgaatataaagagttaaggaaagagatatcatatctcgactccatAAACGGTTTCTTATCGGGTTTCATTTCGTCTATTCAATCGTTTCTTTCCTTAACATCTCGCTTTTATTATATCGtttatttgattcggttttccGGCTTTTACACTAACAATAAAAGAACGCCATTatcgtcgtcttcttctccCTCCCTGATTCCTTGCTGAAAGATGTGTAGGTACGCTGGACAGAGAGTGATGCACCCcaaatcagcagcagaaacaaattAACAAAGTTTGGCTTATGTGTTTGGAGCAAACGAGATGGATTTGATGATTTATAAAAACATGTTTATGAATATGTTTCATTCCAAAGAAAGAAGGGCCCAACAAGAAAATGCAAGCCATGTTCGAAAAGTATATCAATCTGATGGTAATTTAGAGACCGACAACCATGCAAAAGAACACGACCATATGAAGAGTTTTGCGACCATAAATTCCTAAATTCGGTCAAAAGTCTTAGtctttttatgagttttcaagtttctaggttttgactaaatcttttgtatgctttgcctattatataaaagTCATTtaatcaatgaaataaaataagttttgagtgatTATTTTTGGAACATTGATAGGAAATCtctcttttcttgttcttggtgtggttaattccaagtaactctctctttctcgttggaccggtgcatcatatccggcaacagatcgagatTGCCcttttgttggaccggtgcgtcacatccggcaacaaatTGGTTTCGGAAATATCAGCAGCCTTCCGCATCTGCTGTGCGACCCTTCGATCCATctatttctcttttttgttgGACTTGTGCGTCATATCAAGCAACAATCGGAGTTTGGGAATATCAACAGCCTTTCGCAACTGTTGTGCGATCCTTCAATCCATCATTTCTCATTCAATCTGTCTGAGATCTCCTTATCAGTCCGGTCGAGTGATCCTAATTTAAGATGTATCAGTGAGTCTCCCGTTTTGTCCTTAAGCAGAGCAAAAATTTTCTTCTTCCAATGACTCAACCTATCGAGGTTGCCCATGACGTGTACAAGTAGCTCATACTGTAGCTCGTCCTCACCACCCTAAAAAGGGAAAAAATCATGAATAGAAATGACATCCACGAGATTATCATATTCTGCCATCTCCTTCGCCAACACCAAACCGTCAATTTCAGTAGGAGGCAACAAAGCGGACACAGTCTACGACGGAGAATACAATAGACGAGACCCCAAAACCCTCTGGTTATGAGAACCACATGACTCAAGATCGCACGGAAAAAATTGATTGAACACATATCTGCAACAATTAGAAAGCATAAGTATATACAgcagttaaaatatatataaatctaaataaacCTTGAAggcataaatttttaatatcttattaaataaatttaaattttaaatatggtaaaataataattagtcTTTACAAATGACTTAAGTACTAAATTacaaaaactaagaaaatataatattttttagatataaaatttgatGATGTAGTTAGagatgaaaattaaattacaataaTAAACATTAAATTTGTTGTTATTTTAACCCAAATTTAGTGTCATGGTTGAATCgtctttatattatattattgtcCTTTTAGCTAAtcttaaaatagaataaatataagACAAATGCATGTTTGTAGattagttattaaaaaatatgtgTGAATTGTGAATCTTTGATCTGatgattgttttaaatttgattttatatgcAGACCTTGTCTTCAGGAACTTCATTTGTTCAACGAATTCCACATTTGCGTGTCGTAGTTCTATTTCTATTAATACAAAGTGATATATGAaaaagcttaagagaattgatttggttatGTATGTCATCAAAGTTGACTTATCTTTTCTGTCACATGCTCGTTTAAAACTCTAAAtctaagcgtgcttgggctagAGTAGTGAAATGATGGGTGATCTATTAGAAATTGATTCGCGATATCGTGCAAGTGAGGTCAAATAACAGAgaaaggtcatgtggtgattgtagggtcagtaaacaatgatttcgagcctttggaaaaattaacgaccaACCGTCGGATGGAATGGGGTCCACGAACCGAAAGAGCAGACGTAGATGATCCATTAGCCGTTGACGGGTCGGAGCGTTACAACAAAGATGAGTCAGTTAGATCTATGTTTCTATGTTGAGTGTATCGTGTTGTTTATCcggaaattattttttttggtatgatTTATCCGAAAATATTGTTGAGCCTGTATTTCAAACCTAATGTTAATTAGGCGAAAAGATAACCAAATCCGTAGTTGAACCAAACAATACATGAAATTAAAACGAATAGTTTAACCATCTTTGTTCCATTTAATTTGCTTATATGCAAATTAATTACTATTTCTGTATCATTTTAACggtgtttaaaatatttacacaaagattaaaaaataaaaataatgcattagcattaaattaaactaattcaaccaataaaaaaaaagatttagtattttgtggttggtcaaaattttcaaataataataaattgtatttagAATTATGAGAAAATcacttattatgaaataaaataaatatttttaaacaccacttaaaTTAATACAGAGGTATTATTAAATTATCTTATCATTTAAGACCAAAACTAAATGTcatgaaaataaaacttaaatacaATGAAAATAATCTTCTTCAATTACTCTATATCTAACCTCGCTCTTGGTATGGTATCAATTCATGAGTTGAAGAAGATTATACCATACCAAGAGTGAGGTTAGAAAACCTAACTCATGAATTGATACCATATGCTCCactgtattttataaattttaggtaagaaaagtttataaatttttggtgAAGATTCACCTTCACCCAAATGTTCTATGAAGACTCATTTTTATTTGGATGAAAATTTGAGGtgaatttttataaatgcacTTGGATGATCCATctgaatataacattttaatgtACAAAACGAACATCAATTTGCATCTTCATCCAGATTGAGCAAACAAACAGCACCTTATAGGTTAATTTTAAAAGAGTTTAGTTCTGTTTAGTCTATTGTTTTAGTTTGGATTTGATTTAAGGAACACTACTCATCTGATTTGATGTATTTCCAAGAATGTCTTGATATATTTCCAAGAATCTGAAGCTTGAGTAATTcaacaaaaccaaactaaaatttGTCAAGGCCACTTCTGGTTAGATTTTAACATAATCAAGAAGAAAGACAAGCAGagataatatatgaatataatcCGATCGAACAAATTGATATTCCAATATGTATTCACAATCACATGTTATAATGAATAAATCGAAAAATTATAacaacaaaatctaaaaaattgtTTCTGATCTTGAGGTCAAGCACCAAGAACGGATCAACaataataatcaaaatcaaGAACGGACTATTGTCTCAAAGCAGTGAAGACCGTCGAGCTCCAGAGCAAACCTCGGAGTCTTCTGCCCCAAACTAATGTTACTTGTTTTTTCATTCTCCTGCGCTTGCTTTTGCGTTGCGGCAGGTTTGTTGGTGGTGGTAGCATTAAACGAAGAAGCCAGAAGGTTCTTTCCCACCATAAGCTCAGCGAAGAGAGCGTCAAAGGCACTGAACATGGAATTCATGATTGAGATCAAAGATGATAAACAATAGAAGAGACTTTGAAATTTTCTGGAGATAGATTTTTGAATGTTTGAAAGATCTTTCATAAGATTTATGATTTACAATGGCGAAGAGGTTTTGCTTATAAACTGACTTAAAAGAGACCGTGTTGAAAAGAGGAAAGCGTCAAGAATTTGGGTGGCTTTGTTCGAGAATCTACTTCCAAGTTGTTCCTTGGACGCGTGAGACGCCACTCTCTGCACGTTGCGTAAGATTTATTGCCTTTAAATATGGATCATGATTTTCAAGTGCGTGAAAATCATGAACATTTGCAAAGACTTATGACTCAGGGCATGTCAGATACTCACATGATAGAGTCGTTCACAAGTAATTCAACATTTGCAAAGACTTATGACTCAGGGCATGTCAGATACTCACATGATAGAGTCGTTCACAAGTAATTCATCCGTTTTTAACGGTCATTTGTATGTTACCAAAAGTGAAGTTTTAATAATAAGAAGCCTAAAGAATAAAAGTTGTAAACAAAGATGTGTATATTCGTTTCTTTATACGAAATTTTTTCCtttcactaaatttttttttatcaatttaaatattgtGGCATGGATATAACACGCGTTCTAGAGAAGCTGACACCGCTTAATCTTGCGGTCCAAGTTGGGTTGAATGGAGATAGACAATGGAAGGTCGTTATTGAATCTTAAATTGTTGCTTTCGGTGTGAAAATGGGTCCCATTCACATATCTTTCTTCCTCCTGCTTAGATGCCGTAACATTGGAAATTCCTTTTCCACCtttctaaaaacataaataatactATGTGAAAGAAAAATTGATAAATAGGACACATTTAGTTTATCCCATTTGAATTTTGTCTTAATTAGGAGATTAGGATttacattaaatattaatatagcAATTCTCCGAAATAgattttttcaaacttttgtctaaaaactttaaatgttAATATAACTTTATGGGAGATTCtccaaaatagattttttaaaaaattttgtcTAAAAAAGAGGCCGCTAGaagaaaaatgatcaaaatatttcattGAGAAAAACTTTTATActctagatatatatatacaaataaataaataaataaaaaaaaatatatattttttagtttcagattatatgttttcaaattcgaacttttttataatttttttttgaacatgttttttcaaaattgttttttgttgaaactcaaaatacttttaaaactattttaaatttttcattttcagatttttcatatttattttttatttcacaaaattttaaacctcaAATTCAAATCATCACATCTTagttctaaaccctaaaatctataTTAGTTAACCCAAGAGGTATATGTGTATATTCACTATTTACTGtaacattttggtcattttgatCATTAAAACCTATATTTGTgacaacaaatatttttagtgttatCTTAGGATATTTCTCTAACTTTATCTCAGATTAATTAAACTAGGATTtagtgaaaataaataattttaagagAAATTTCTAGAAtatcactaattttttttatcacatttcACAAGAGTCAGAAATAACTGTTATATAACAAGGAAAACGAAGAAAGAAAATTTGGAGTTTCACCGTAAAGTCGATATTCAAACATGAAGATTGCAGTAAGAAGATTGAGAAGAAAATTTGCTGtgatattatcttttatttcaaatttgtattTGGTTGTATGTTTTTTGCTCTATGCGTaaagttacattttatataaataaaactgttgttaaaaaaacaaaaatcaaaatgtttTACTAAGGAGGTATTATGACATTTATATTTGATATCTCATGATCTtcatggtttttatattttcattttagttCATATAAGTCATTTTAGATTgcatttatatgtatatagtgCATACATTTGTCCATTTGCATTTAACAGGGTTTGATGTGAACAATTGGAATGTTTGGGGTCAATTGAAAGGTTATAGTTGCAACACAGAAATGTTTGGCGCAGAAACAAAAGATTACAAAAATACAGGGACCAATGCTGCAGATACAGAACATCCGCTGGGCTTAAAGGTCACAATTAAAAGTATGGGAGTTAAATCGAGGGTCTTTTTTGCACTTAATGAAAGTCTGGGGCCAGAATGAAAGATATAAGAAGATGGAGGACCCAATGTGCAAAATCTCTAAAAAGTCACCATTGTTAGTCCTCGTTGGATCTCTGCTCCTTGATCGGCGACGGCCCGGCTTGACGTGACGACGATAAATGGATCCCAGGGACGCGACGGAGGATCTGAGAACGACGGAGGAGGACGAGCTACGGTGGCTAGGAGAAACGAAGCTTGGCCGACGACGGTTGGAGCTCTGACGCGGAGGTGAGACTGCGAGCTCAGCCACGACGACGGCAAAGGCTGAGCTTAGCTGCGGCGGAGGAGCACAGCACGGGGACGAAGATGAAGCAGAGAGCACGACAGAGGAGCCACGGTTGTCGACGGCCACGAATAAGAAGATGGAACCGGAGCTCAAATCCGTGTTGGTTGGGAGCGGGCAACACACAGCGAGCTGGTGATGTCGACGTGAGCTGGAGCGGCTTGATGGCAGCGACACTGGACATCGCACGGCAAATCCATGAGCGTGGCAAACAGGTAAGTGCTCTAACCCTAATCCCGGTTCAACTCAAATTGAACCGATCCTAACCGACCTAAACCAGCCCACACGCCCCCTAGACCTACCCAACAACCCACGACATCTTCTCCCTCAATCTCATCCCCACCACAactcacaaactctctcaaactctcacCACTCCAAACCCCATATCTCACTCAATTCTTCACCAATTCACCTCATTCTTTCACTCAAATCCAAACTTTCGCTCCGTCTACCTATCCACACCTATTCACCATTACCATCCATCCAAAGCAAGGTATTGAGTTCTTGAAACCAATTTCGTAGGTCCATGAACCCtagattttcaaaatcaaattttggACTTTTTCTTGCTTGATTGTCGTGAAATAGACTAGGGAAAGCTTATATATCAAGTTGGGTTGTTGATTCCATGGTTAAATTGAGTTGAAATTAAACTTTTGCAAATTAGGATTCATGGATTTGGGGATTTTTCGAATTTGAACTTAATTGAGTGTGTTTGTGGTTGGGTTTGCTTGATAAGTTGTTTAGAAGCTTGAGCTGAAGCTACAATGATTCTAGAATCACTTTGTTCAATGAATTTTACTTCACTTGTAATTTTCATTTCATGAGATTTTGAAAAGTGTGATTCTTGCTTCATTCAACTTACTCCTCTCCAAGTTTGTCTTGTTTTCGGGTACAATGACTAAGACAAATAAGATGCATAGGGAGGCTAAGAAGCAAGCCGCTCAAGGGAAGGCACCCGCATCTGGTTCCGGGGCACAGTTGACATAGAGGCAAGAAACGGCAGCTGCAAAGAAAAAATTGGCAGAGGAGAAGATAGCGGGAAAGAGTGTAGCTGCTCCTGAGATTGAAGAGAGTGGTTCAGAAAGTGCAGACGAGCCTACTCCACCAAAGAAGGCCAAAAAGTCTAAAGGAAAAAAAGTTGTGGTTGAAAGAGACAGGGAAAAGAAGCCATCTGTTGAGAAACTCTATCACCATTTGAAGCATGAGGTAGCTTGGTCGGAAACGAGTTTGCGGATGTCCAGTTGTTGAAAAAGCTGGGTCTTGATGCTGATATCGAGACAATGCTGGCTCATTTGAAGATGCCCAAGCTTCACACCATGGCCTATCCTCTCTACGAAGATGTCTCATGCCAGTTCCTCTCCTCTCTTGTCGTCGTCACTATTCACGACACTAAGCATGCAAAGGAAGGATGGGGAAAGATCACTTTCACAGTGCATGGGAGAAGATACACCATGAGCTTCAAGGAAATAGGGCGAGTGATGGATTTTCCAGATTTGGAGTACTCTTTTCTTCAAAAGACCGACGACCTTCCCCAGAAGCTTTGGAAGTTGATCAGTGGAAACGAACGCGATACTGGGAAGACAAGAACTCTCATATCCGGCATCCCTCAGTGCGCTATCTCCACAAGATGCTGGTCCATGCCTTATACCCGCGAAAGGAAGCTGGCACCATCACTGATGAAGACCTGTACCTCTTCTTCCCAGCCATTAAGCCCTACGCCACTCACACACAGCTCCCTTTCTCCACAGAGATCTACTCGGAGGTTGGATGAGTCAGTTTCTTTGTGGGACGTCTTCAGCATTACAGAGACTGGGCTTGGACCACCGGTGATTCCTCACCAAAGATTGAGATTGGAGGATTGATTACACTGTTGCTTGAGTAAAAGGGTATCTCATTGGGAAATGACACAAAAGCATCGAACTTCATGGACGCTCCTTACTTGAGGCAAGCCGCTTATTTTAGTGAGAAGTACAAGGGCAACTACGTCTACCACTACAAGCTTAAAGGAAAAAAGGCTGAGGCTATCCTTCCAAACAGAGAGCTGACGAGTCTAGATGGGCCCTGCAGGATCAACTTAAACATTCCTACGGGAGCCTT from Raphanus sativus cultivar WK10039 chromosome 8, ASM80110v3, whole genome shotgun sequence includes:
- the LOC108821684 gene encoding uncharacterized protein LOC108821684; translated protein: MKDLSNIQKSISRKFQSLFYCLSSLISIMNSMFSAFDALFAELMVGKNLLASSFNATTTNKPAATQKQAQENEKTSNISLGQKTPRFALELDGLHCFETIVRS